In Rubrivirga marina, the following are encoded in one genomic region:
- a CDS encoding M1 family metallopeptidase produces MRRLLLVTALATAASAQPGDPGVNDSGLPLLPEQAAIDVTYVELDLAVDADGRTIAGTATTEARVVQPTSELVFDLDAPLAISAVEEVGYVVGSGQEVALARGFARDGNRFRVDLGRTAQPGEGLRIRVAYGGTPRVAPNPPWEGGFTWAETADGQPWVAVSCQMNGADLWWPAKDHPSDEPDSVRVSLTVPAELRAISNGVWEGRVENGDGTATETWATTQPINNYGVSFGIGPYEVVEAEYESPAGWGQAVPFFVLPDRVADAERQLPGFLDALAFLERTYGPYAWRADGYKVLHTPYLGMEHQTLVAYGSEFGDNAYGFDWLHFHELAHEWWANLGTAPDWRDFWVHESFANYSEALYAEDLARRRSGDEAAEAAYLAYLAGTRGGIVNRIPLAPRETRTTQYMYGAQRGGNPDIYVKGGWLLHTLRGLIDDDERFFAAMRSILYPSEQAEAITDGRQARFVSTDDVLAAFSRASGRDLSGVFEVYIRQPELPRLAVERGDGEATIRWVLPEAVADVAFDVPVWVSVDGRRQRVAMAGGVGTVAAASGADLVLDPDGRLLFAPTE; encoded by the coding sequence ATGCGCCGACTCCTCCTCGTCACCGCCCTCGCGACCGCCGCCAGCGCTCAGCCGGGCGATCCCGGCGTCAACGACTCCGGCCTCCCGCTCCTCCCTGAGCAGGCCGCCATCGACGTGACCTACGTCGAGCTCGACCTCGCCGTCGACGCCGACGGCCGCACGATCGCCGGGACGGCGACGACCGAGGCCCGCGTCGTCCAGCCCACGTCCGAACTGGTTTTCGACCTCGACGCGCCCCTCGCGATCTCCGCGGTGGAGGAGGTCGGGTACGTCGTGGGGAGCGGGCAGGAGGTGGCGCTCGCCCGAGGCTTCGCTCGCGACGGCAACCGGTTCCGCGTCGACCTGGGGCGGACGGCCCAGCCGGGCGAGGGGCTCCGGATCCGCGTGGCCTATGGGGGCACGCCCCGCGTGGCGCCGAATCCGCCGTGGGAGGGAGGGTTCACCTGGGCCGAGACCGCCGACGGTCAGCCGTGGGTGGCGGTGAGCTGCCAGATGAACGGAGCCGACCTCTGGTGGCCCGCCAAGGATCATCCGTCCGACGAGCCCGACTCGGTCCGCGTGTCGCTGACGGTCCCGGCCGAGCTCCGCGCGATCTCGAACGGCGTCTGGGAGGGGCGCGTGGAGAACGGCGACGGGACGGCGACCGAGACGTGGGCCACGACGCAGCCGATCAACAACTACGGCGTCTCGTTCGGGATCGGGCCGTACGAGGTGGTCGAGGCGGAGTACGAGAGCCCGGCGGGGTGGGGCCAGGCCGTCCCGTTCTTCGTCCTGCCGGACCGCGTGGCCGACGCCGAACGCCAACTCCCCGGCTTCCTCGACGCGCTCGCCTTCCTCGAGCGGACGTACGGCCCGTACGCCTGGCGCGCCGACGGCTACAAGGTCCTCCACACGCCGTACCTCGGGATGGAGCACCAGACGCTTGTGGCCTACGGCTCGGAGTTCGGGGACAACGCCTATGGGTTCGACTGGCTCCACTTCCACGAACTCGCCCATGAGTGGTGGGCCAACCTCGGGACCGCGCCCGACTGGCGCGACTTCTGGGTCCACGAGTCGTTCGCCAACTACTCGGAGGCGCTCTACGCCGAGGACCTCGCCCGCCGCCGGTCCGGCGACGAGGCCGCCGAGGCGGCCTACCTCGCGTACCTCGCCGGCACGCGCGGCGGCATCGTCAACCGGATCCCGCTCGCGCCGCGCGAGACGCGCACGACGCAGTACATGTACGGCGCCCAGCGCGGCGGCAACCCCGACATCTACGTCAAGGGCGGCTGGCTCCTCCACACGCTCCGCGGGCTGATCGACGACGACGAGCGGTTTTTCGCGGCGATGCGCTCGATCCTCTACCCGTCAGAGCAGGCCGAGGCGATCACCGACGGCCGGCAGGCCCGGTTCGTCTCGACCGACGACGTGCTCGCGGCGTTCTCGCGGGCGTCGGGCCGCGATCTGTCGGGCGTGTTCGAGGTCTACATCCGCCAGCCGGAGCTCCCGCGGCTCGCCGTCGAGCGCGGGGACGGGGAGGCGACGATCCGGTGGGTGCTGCCCGAGGCCGTCGCCGATGTCGCCTTCGACGTGCCGGTCTGGGTCTCGGTCGACGGCCGCCGCCAGCGCGTCGCGATGGCGGGCGGGGTGGGGACCGTCGCCGCCGCGTCCGGCGCCGACCTCGTGCTCGACCCCGATGGGCGGCTCCTCTTCGCGCCGACGGAGTAG
- the dprA gene encoding DNA-processing protein DprA, translated as MADLFASESTPELDLPDGAERRALVALSLVPGVGPGRVLALLAALGSANAVMRAPVGRLVRAEGVGRQTAEAIRAWDDWPSVDAQFRRAASVGARLVALSDPEYPDLLRRIYDPPSHLWVRGRLTEADDLAVAIVGTRRASDYGRRVAEAFAGDLVAAGVTVVSGLAYGVDVAAHRAALAAGGRTIAVLGSGVDRIYPSRHAPVVRQILERDAGAVVSEFPLGAAPDAANFPRRNRVVSGLCRATVVAEAFETGGALLTAGIALEQNREVFAVPASVFTEAGGTNRQIQRGEAALATSAVDVLDAIAPQLETPKALPIRPEEPELPLNRVEQRLVDVLTTEPRPLDAVCVDADLDASTALVYLLQLEFRGVVRQLQGKQFART; from the coding sequence ATGGCCGACCTGTTCGCATCGGAATCCACGCCGGAACTCGACCTGCCCGATGGGGCGGAGCGGCGGGCGCTCGTGGCCCTGTCGTTGGTGCCGGGCGTCGGGCCGGGGCGCGTGCTCGCGTTGCTGGCGGCGTTGGGCAGCGCGAACGCGGTGATGCGCGCGCCCGTCGGCCGGCTCGTCCGTGCCGAGGGCGTCGGGCGCCAGACCGCCGAGGCGATCCGCGCGTGGGACGACTGGCCCTCCGTCGACGCCCAGTTCCGCCGGGCTGCGTCCGTCGGGGCTCGGCTGGTGGCGCTCTCGGACCCCGAGTACCCGGACCTCCTTCGCCGGATCTACGACCCGCCATCGCACCTCTGGGTCCGCGGGCGGCTCACCGAGGCGGACGACCTCGCGGTGGCGATCGTCGGGACGCGGCGGGCGAGCGACTACGGCCGGCGAGTCGCGGAGGCGTTCGCAGGCGACCTCGTCGCCGCGGGCGTCACCGTGGTCAGCGGGCTGGCGTACGGCGTCGACGTGGCCGCGCACCGCGCGGCGCTCGCGGCAGGCGGGCGGACGATCGCCGTCCTCGGCTCGGGCGTCGATCGGATCTACCCGTCGCGGCACGCCCCGGTCGTCCGCCAGATCCTGGAGCGTGACGCTGGGGCCGTCGTCTCGGAGTTCCCCCTGGGCGCGGCGCCGGACGCCGCCAACTTCCCACGCCGCAACCGGGTCGTCTCCGGCCTCTGCCGCGCGACGGTCGTGGCCGAGGCGTTCGAGACCGGCGGGGCGCTGCTGACCGCAGGGATCGCCCTCGAGCAGAACCGCGAGGTGTTCGCCGTGCCCGCCTCGGTGTTCACGGAGGCGGGGGGGACGAACCGCCAGATCCAGCGCGGGGAAGCGGCCCTGGCCACGTCGGCTGTCGACGTGCTCGACGCCATCGCGCCCCAACTCGAGACGCCGAAGGCGTTGCCCATACGGCCTGAAGAGCCCGAGCTCCCACTCAACCGCGTCGAGCAGCGCCTTGTCGACGTGCTTACGACCGAGCCACGCCCGCTCGACGCCGTCTGCGTCGACGCCGACCTCGACGCATCGACGGCGCTCGTGTACCTGCTCCAACTCGAGTTCCGAGGGGTCGTCCGCCAGCTCCAAGGGAAGCAGTTCGCGCGGACGTAG
- a CDS encoding DUF3047 domain-containing protein — protein MPRLRPLALAALVLGLTAFAPGDYVVASFSNMSPGGTINGWETMSLGDAPRSNYALVRDGGSTVVKGQADGSASGLVRRIAIDAARFPVLTWRWKADNVIAGGDIRRRGGDDYPARIYVTFDYDPGDLSFGDRLKYRALRALGYDDIPVRALSYVWANQSGETAIVPNAFTDWVQMVPVRSGSAGLGEWHTERRDLIRDYRAAFGEDPPPISGVAIMTDADNTGGAATAYFGDIRLTTR, from the coding sequence ATGCCCCGACTCCGACCTCTCGCGCTCGCCGCGCTCGTCCTCGGCCTGACCGCCTTCGCGCCCGGCGACTACGTCGTCGCGTCGTTCTCCAACATGTCGCCCGGCGGGACGATCAACGGTTGGGAGACGATGAGCTTGGGAGACGCGCCTCGGAGCAACTACGCGCTCGTCCGCGACGGCGGCTCAACCGTCGTCAAGGGCCAGGCCGACGGGTCGGCCTCGGGCCTCGTCCGGCGCATCGCCATCGATGCCGCTCGGTTCCCGGTCCTCACGTGGCGCTGGAAGGCCGACAACGTGATCGCGGGCGGCGACATCCGGCGCCGCGGCGGCGACGACTACCCGGCCCGGATCTACGTCACGTTCGACTACGACCCCGGCGACCTCTCCTTCGGCGACCGCCTGAAGTACCGCGCCCTCCGCGCGCTGGGCTACGACGACATCCCCGTCCGCGCCCTCAGTTACGTCTGGGCCAACCAGTCCGGCGAGACGGCGATCGTGCCGAACGCGTTCACCGACTGGGTCCAGATGGTGCCCGTACGGAGCGGCTCCGCCGGCCTCGGCGAGTGGCATACGGAGCGCCGCGACCTCATCCGCGACTATCGCGCGGCGTTTGGCGAGGACCCGCCGCCGATCTCGGGCGTCGCCATCATGACCGACGCCGACAACACCGGCGGCGCGGCCACGGCCTACTTCGGCGACATCCGCCTGACGACGCGCTAG
- a CDS encoding aminotransferase class V-fold PLP-dependent enzyme gives MTLDAYRDLFDVSADGAYLDHAATGVLGRHVTDAVGDYLEGRAGRIDGRSPNNFPADLDRIERARRRAADLVGVPVEWVAMVPNTSYGLNLLVQGLDWMPGDRVAVPGCEFPANLLPWLGLADLGVEVDRVAHRDGVFSVDDVAAAIRPETRVVAVSAVQFLSGFRCDLEAIAALCRDRGVLLAVDAIQAVGAVRLDAGALGIDLLATGGHKWLGAMQGAGFVAVAPDLMERLRPMRGWLNGPVDWDDFDAISTDLHPDATRFHVGTMPTAGLYALDAALGAILGVGPDAIERAALANAARLGDGLERLGYDRVGPQGEPRSGIVTVRADDPEGLHAHLVERGVTCSLRSRLVRFAAHAQTRPEAVDLALDAVASFSRPVAA, from the coding sequence GTGACCCTCGACGCCTACCGCGACCTGTTCGACGTCTCCGCGGACGGCGCGTACCTCGACCACGCGGCGACGGGCGTGCTCGGGCGGCACGTCACGGACGCCGTCGGCGACTACCTCGAGGGACGGGCGGGGCGCATCGACGGGCGGTCGCCGAACAACTTCCCGGCCGACCTCGACCGGATCGAGCGAGCGCGCCGGCGGGCCGCGGACCTGGTCGGCGTGCCGGTCGAGTGGGTCGCGATGGTCCCGAACACCTCGTACGGGCTGAACCTCCTCGTCCAAGGGCTCGACTGGATGCCGGGCGATCGGGTGGCCGTCCCCGGGTGCGAGTTCCCCGCCAACCTGCTCCCGTGGCTCGGCCTGGCCGACCTCGGCGTCGAGGTGGACCGGGTCGCGCACCGCGACGGCGTGTTCTCGGTCGACGACGTCGCCGCGGCGATCCGGCCCGAGACGCGCGTCGTGGCGGTCTCGGCGGTCCAGTTCCTGTCCGGCTTTCGGTGCGACCTAGAGGCGATCGCCGCGCTGTGCCGCGACCGCGGCGTGCTGTTGGCCGTCGACGCCATCCAGGCGGTCGGCGCCGTCCGCCTCGACGCGGGCGCGCTCGGGATCGACCTGCTGGCGACGGGCGGCCACAAGTGGCTCGGGGCGATGCAGGGGGCCGGCTTCGTGGCTGTCGCGCCCGATCTGATGGAGCGCCTCCGGCCGATGCGCGGCTGGCTCAACGGGCCCGTCGACTGGGACGACTTCGACGCGATCTCGACCGACCTCCACCCGGACGCGACCCGCTTCCACGTCGGCACGATGCCGACGGCCGGGCTCTACGCGCTCGACGCCGCGCTCGGCGCGATCCTCGGGGTGGGTCCGGACGCCATCGAACGGGCCGCGCTCGCCAACGCGGCCCGCCTCGGGGACGGGTTGGAGCGTCTCGGGTACGACCGAGTCGGGCCGCAGGGGGAGCCGAGGTCCGGCATCGTCACCGTCCGCGCCGACGACCCCGAGGGGCTCCATGCCCACCTCGTCGAGCGCGGTGTGACCTGCTCGTTGCGGAGCCGGCTCGTTCGGTTCGCCGCCCACGCCCAGACGCGTCCCGAGGCGGTCGACCTCGCGCTCGACGCCGTCGCTTCCTTCAGCCGCCCCGTCGCTGCATGA
- a CDS encoding endonuclease/exonuclease/phosphatase family protein, with the protein MTAIRITLTVLAVALVLATVLPLVRSSEWWVRMFDFPRMQIAAAAVVVLVLYAAFDLWLGEPNTWEWGLLVALAVATAYQVVRMVPYTPLHSVQTIGADPVLADSSRRFRFVVSNVLMENRDGDRWLDVMREADPDVIAAVETDAWWAETARALADDYPHYVEVPQDDTYGMLVYSKLPLSETEVRHLVEPEVPSLFTSVELRSGESVSLVVLHPRPPRPDIQQDSELRDAELVLAGRDVAQHDGPVVVGGDLNDVAWSHTTSLFQELSGLLDPRVGRGTFSTFHADHWWLRYPLDHVFHSEHFALRELRRLGNVGSDHFPILIELELNPAVQPLQEAPEAEQEDVEEGRHMVEEAERMKAEETPEDHRERVREDQ; encoded by the coding sequence GTGACCGCGATCCGCATCACCTTGACCGTCCTCGCGGTCGCCCTCGTCCTCGCGACCGTGTTGCCCCTCGTCCGGTCGTCGGAGTGGTGGGTCCGGATGTTCGACTTCCCGCGGATGCAGATCGCCGCCGCGGCGGTCGTCGTGCTCGTGCTCTACGCCGCGTTCGACCTCTGGCTCGGCGAGCCGAACACCTGGGAGTGGGGGCTCCTCGTGGCGCTGGCCGTGGCGACGGCGTATCAGGTCGTCCGGATGGTGCCGTACACGCCGCTCCACTCGGTCCAGACGATCGGTGCCGACCCCGTCCTCGCAGACTCGTCGCGCCGCTTCCGGTTCGTCGTGTCGAACGTGCTGATGGAAAACCGCGACGGCGACCGCTGGCTCGACGTCATGCGCGAGGCCGACCCCGACGTGATCGCGGCCGTTGAGACCGACGCGTGGTGGGCCGAGACGGCGCGGGCCCTCGCCGACGACTACCCGCACTACGTCGAGGTCCCGCAGGACGACACGTACGGGATGCTGGTCTACTCCAAGCTGCCGCTGTCGGAGACCGAAGTGCGCCACCTCGTCGAGCCAGAGGTCCCGAGCCTCTTCACGTCGGTCGAGCTCCGCTCCGGCGAGTCGGTGTCGCTCGTCGTCCTCCACCCGCGGCCGCCGCGGCCCGACATCCAGCAGGACTCCGAGCTCCGCGACGCCGAGCTCGTGCTCGCCGGCCGCGACGTGGCCCAGCACGACGGCCCGGTCGTCGTCGGCGGGGACCTCAACGACGTGGCGTGGAGCCACACGACGAGCCTCTTTCAGGAGCTCTCCGGCCTCCTCGACCCGCGCGTGGGCCGCGGCACGTTCTCGACCTTCCACGCTGACCACTGGTGGCTCCGCTACCCGCTCGACCACGTCTTCCACTCGGAGCACTTCGCTCTCCGCGAGCTCCGGCGGCTCGGCAACGTCGGGAGCGACCACTTCCCAATCCTCATCGAGCTCGAGCTGAACCCGGCCGTCCAGCCCCTCCAGGAGGCGCCCGAGGCGGAGCAGGAGGACGTCGAGGAGGGGCGCCACATGGTCGAGGAGGCGGAGCGGATGAAGGCCGAGGAGACGCCCGAAGATCACCGCGAGCGGGTCCGGGAGGACCAATGA
- the metG gene encoding methionine--tRNA ligase, producing MSARPLLVTSALPYANGPLHLGHLAGAYLPADLFVRYQRLAGRNVVWVCGSDEHGAAIEIRARREGVSPQSIVDRYHAELAAAFEGFGIAFDVYGRTTSDTHRETSQDLFRSIEAAHGFVRKTTTQLYDPEAGLFLADRFVQGTCPVCGYPDAYGDQCENCGSTLSPDDLIDPRSTLSGATPERRETTHWYLPLGDLQPKLEAWIGTKTDWKPNVLGQVRSWFQAGLTDRSMTRDLDWGVPVPDGVEGETAGKVLYVWFDAPIGYLSVTKEWAQAQGDEDLWRRYWQVHEDGTEPELVHFIGKDNIVFHCLTFPAILMTANAAQPSLPQFVLPAHVPANEFLNLEGQKLSTSRGWAVWAHEALDAFDADLLRYALAVGLPETKDADFTWSDFQNRVNGELADVVGNFANRALTFAARYCDGEVPRLDEPTDQDRQMLGLLAEAPAQIAAAYEAYRLREAVALTVDLARKGNQYLQETEPWKTRTTDERAMRNSVHVALQVTAGLSILLEPVVPGVASRLRGMLALDGVRSSAEAGVDGLGWDDVGPTTLDAGHVIGEPGILVRKVEDEEVEAQLQLLKDRAAAAGADASEEGAEAEPEAPYADLGDEITFDQFTPLDFRVGEIVAADLHPKADKLLRFDVDLGFETRQILSGVREFFAPEDLLGKRVVVVANLAPRTIRGLESNGMILFAEDRDGTLWPVEAQGEPGAVVR from the coding sequence ATGTCCGCCCGCCCGCTCCTCGTCACGTCCGCGCTCCCGTATGCCAACGGGCCGCTCCACCTCGGCCACCTCGCCGGGGCCTACCTCCCGGCCGACCTCTTCGTCCGCTACCAGCGGCTGGCCGGGCGCAACGTCGTGTGGGTGTGCGGGTCCGACGAGCACGGGGCGGCTATCGAGATCCGGGCCCGGCGCGAGGGCGTCTCGCCGCAGTCCATCGTCGATCGGTACCACGCCGAGCTTGCGGCGGCCTTCGAAGGGTTCGGCATCGCGTTCGACGTCTACGGGCGGACGACCTCGGACACGCATCGGGAGACGAGCCAGGACCTGTTCCGGTCCATCGAGGCCGCCCACGGGTTCGTCCGCAAGACGACGACGCAGCTCTACGACCCCGAGGCTGGCCTCTTCCTCGCCGACCGGTTCGTCCAGGGCACGTGCCCCGTGTGCGGCTACCCCGACGCCTACGGCGACCAGTGCGAGAACTGCGGCTCGACGCTCTCGCCCGACGACCTCATCGACCCGCGGAGCACGCTCTCCGGCGCCACTCCTGAGCGCCGTGAGACGACGCACTGGTACCTCCCGCTCGGCGACCTCCAGCCCAAGCTCGAGGCGTGGATCGGCACGAAGACGGACTGGAAGCCGAACGTGCTCGGCCAGGTCCGGAGCTGGTTCCAGGCCGGCCTCACGGACCGCTCGATGACGCGCGACCTCGACTGGGGCGTGCCCGTACCCGACGGCGTCGAGGGCGAGACGGCAGGGAAGGTCCTCTACGTCTGGTTCGACGCGCCCATCGGCTACCTCTCGGTCACGAAGGAGTGGGCGCAGGCGCAGGGCGACGAGGACCTCTGGCGGCGCTACTGGCAGGTCCACGAGGACGGGACCGAGCCCGAGCTCGTCCACTTTATCGGGAAGGACAACATCGTCTTCCACTGCCTCACGTTCCCGGCCATCCTCATGACGGCGAACGCGGCGCAGCCATCGCTCCCGCAGTTCGTGCTCCCGGCGCACGTGCCGGCGAACGAGTTCCTGAACTTGGAGGGCCAGAAGCTCTCGACCTCACGGGGATGGGCAGTCTGGGCTCACGAAGCGCTCGACGCGTTCGACGCCGACCTCCTGCGGTACGCCCTCGCCGTCGGCCTGCCCGAGACCAAGGACGCCGACTTCACGTGGTCCGACTTCCAGAACCGCGTCAACGGCGAGCTGGCCGACGTCGTCGGCAACTTCGCAAACCGCGCGCTCACGTTCGCCGCGCGGTACTGCGACGGCGAGGTGCCCCGCCTCGACGAACCGACGGACCAGGACCGGCAGATGCTCGGTCTCCTCGCGGAGGCGCCGGCCCAGATCGCCGCGGCCTACGAGGCGTACCGGCTCCGCGAGGCCGTCGCCCTCACCGTCGACCTCGCGCGCAAGGGGAACCAGTACCTCCAAGAGACCGAGCCGTGGAAGACGCGGACCACGGACGAGCGCGCGATGCGCAACTCGGTCCACGTGGCGCTCCAAGTCACGGCGGGCCTGTCGATCCTGCTCGAGCCCGTCGTGCCCGGCGTGGCCTCGCGGCTCCGCGGGATGCTCGCGCTCGACGGCGTCCGCTCCTCCGCCGAGGCGGGCGTCGACGGGCTCGGCTGGGACGACGTCGGGCCGACGACGCTCGACGCGGGCCACGTGATCGGCGAGCCGGGCATCCTCGTGCGGAAGGTCGAGGACGAGGAGGTCGAGGCCCAACTCCAGCTACTGAAAGACCGCGCCGCGGCGGCCGGCGCCGACGCGTCCGAGGAGGGCGCCGAGGCGGAGCCGGAGGCGCCCTACGCCGACCTCGGCGACGAGATCACGTTCGACCAGTTCACGCCGCTCGACTTCCGCGTGGGCGAGATCGTCGCGGCGGACCTCCACCCGAAGGCCGATAAGCTCCTCCGCTTCGACGTCGACCTCGGCTTCGAGACGCGCCAGATCCTGTCGGGCGTCCGGGAGTTCTTCGCGCCGGAGGACCTGCTGGGCAAGCGCGTCGTCGTCGTGGCCAACCTCGCGCCGCGGACGATCCGCGGGCTCGAGAGCAACGGGATGATCCTGTTCGCCGAGGACCGCGACGGGACGCTCTGGCCGGTCGAGGCGCAGGGCGAGCCCGGCGCCGTCGTCCGCTAG
- a CDS encoding FKBP-type peptidyl-prolyl cis-trans isomerase: protein MTLRFLPLAAVLVGFAGLTALAGCEGAGSGASGSADLDDIANGSPFEQVSYNVGFQSAQQFLQQDSSFSFDRFVDGFNAGLRGDSVEIAYALGLQYGLQLAQDTLDTLDRDLFLAGVRSGLAGDSARISVEQFQAAQAVVEDSMAIRQLRAQARTDDQARRRLGEIQANAVTADSFLTAVAARQGVHRLGDTGVLYSVETEGEGASPSPGDRVAVRYRGQFANGEVFDESGEEPAVFAVGQVVPGFRDALLDMQEGETRTVYLPPAQAYGVLGQPGRGGQGGIPPNSALQFELTLVEVLNMTPPPGAFGPGGQPALPPQP from the coding sequence ATGACCCTCCGCTTTCTCCCCCTCGCCGCTGTGCTGGTTGGCTTCGCCGGCCTGACGGCTCTCGCGGGCTGCGAGGGCGCCGGCTCCGGCGCCTCCGGCTCGGCCGACCTCGACGACATCGCCAACGGCTCGCCGTTCGAGCAGGTCTCGTACAACGTCGGCTTCCAGTCGGCCCAGCAGTTCCTCCAGCAGGACTCGTCGTTCAGCTTCGACCGATTCGTCGACGGGTTCAACGCCGGGCTCCGCGGCGACTCGGTCGAGATCGCCTACGCGCTCGGGCTCCAGTACGGGCTCCAGCTGGCGCAGGACACGCTCGACACGCTCGACCGCGACCTCTTCCTGGCCGGCGTCCGTTCCGGCCTCGCCGGCGACTCGGCGCGGATCTCCGTGGAGCAGTTCCAGGCGGCCCAGGCCGTCGTCGAGGACTCGATGGCGATCCGCCAGCTCCGCGCCCAGGCCCGGACCGACGACCAGGCGCGCCGCCGCCTCGGCGAGATCCAGGCCAACGCCGTCACGGCCGACTCCTTCCTGACGGCCGTCGCGGCCCGCCAGGGCGTCCATCGGCTCGGCGACACCGGCGTGCTCTACTCGGTCGAGACGGAGGGCGAGGGCGCGAGCCCGTCGCCGGGCGACCGCGTGGCGGTCCGCTACCGCGGCCAGTTCGCGAACGGCGAGGTGTTCGACGAGTCCGGCGAGGAGCCGGCCGTGTTCGCCGTCGGGCAGGTGGTCCCGGGCTTCCGCGACGCGCTCCTCGACATGCAGGAGGGCGAGACGCGGACGGTCTACCTCCCGCCGGCGCAGGCCTACGGCGTCCTCGGCCAGCCGGGCCGCGGCGGCCAGGGCGGCATCCCGCCGAACTCGGCGCTCCAGTTCGAGCTCACGCTCGTCGAGGTCCTCAACATGACGCCGCCGCCGGGGGCCTTCGGGCCGGGCGGGCAGCCGGCGCTCCCGCCGCAACCGTAG
- a CDS encoding DUF6252 family protein, protein MRPALLLLAVLTLPACDAVSDAVDDAACQASGYADSGTVRATVSGDSFSGTCVRVDRESGTLTIVGADNVVSQNDQEIITLALPSDDLRSYDLSNDVATAAFARRTEDPNDQSDEVYVATSGTLTVTAVSDDSAEGTFAFSARNASGATVEVSGGRFDVSF, encoded by the coding sequence ATGCGCCCTGCCCTCCTGCTCCTCGCCGTCCTCACGCTCCCCGCCTGCGACGCCGTCAGCGACGCCGTCGACGACGCCGCGTGTCAGGCCAGCGGCTACGCCGACAGCGGCACGGTGCGCGCGACCGTGAGCGGCGATTCGTTCTCCGGCACCTGCGTCCGCGTCGACCGCGAATCCGGGACGCTGACGATCGTCGGGGCCGACAACGTGGTGTCGCAGAACGACCAGGAGATCATCACGCTCGCGCTCCCCAGCGACGACCTCCGCTCGTACGACTTGAGCAACGACGTGGCGACGGCCGCCTTCGCGCGTCGGACCGAGGACCCGAACGACCAGAGCGACGAGGTCTACGTCGCCACGAGCGGCACGCTGACCGTCACGGCGGTCTCCGACGACTCGGCCGAGGGCACGTTCGCCTTCTCGGCCCGGAACGCGAGTGGGGCGACCGTCGAGGTCTCGGGTGGCCGGTTCGACGTGTCGTTCTAG
- a CDS encoding RluA family pseudouridine synthase, which produces MSQEPDKIETIIELDVPPGQSPVRLDVYITDKTANATRSKVQRGIKDGNVDVNGETVTKVSTPVQPGDHIVCRVMRPPPIEVVPEDIPLDVVYEDDTLLVVNKPAGMVVHPAYGHRSGTLINALLHHVGAGPLAADDVEDSDDDDVGLATATAGPRFDGDPTIRPGLVHRLDKDTTGLMVVAKTDIAAAHLGQQFAERTIERRYLALVWGGLDGPGRVEGWLGRSPRDRKKMSVRPEGEGKWAATTYEPVESFAHTALVRFKLETGRTHQIRVHAASVGHPVFGDTTYGGDRIVYGSAEGSRKAFVRNLFSRLGPRQALHAATLGFVHPDTGDVHSFEAPLPDDMAWVVGRLRGVEPG; this is translated from the coding sequence ATGAGCCAGGAGCCCGACAAGATCGAGACGATCATCGAACTCGACGTCCCGCCGGGCCAGTCGCCCGTTCGGCTCGACGTCTACATCACCGACAAGACGGCGAACGCGACGCGCTCGAAGGTCCAGCGCGGCATCAAGGACGGCAACGTCGACGTCAACGGCGAGACGGTCACGAAGGTCTCGACCCCGGTCCAGCCCGGCGACCACATCGTGTGCCGCGTGATGCGTCCGCCCCCGATCGAAGTCGTCCCGGAGGACATTCCGCTCGACGTCGTCTACGAGGACGACACGCTCCTCGTGGTCAACAAGCCGGCCGGGATGGTCGTCCACCCGGCCTACGGGCACCGCTCGGGGACGCTCATCAACGCGCTCCTCCACCACGTCGGCGCCGGCCCGCTCGCGGCCGACGACGTCGAGGACTCCGACGACGACGACGTCGGGCTGGCGACGGCGACGGCCGGGCCGCGCTTCGACGGGGACCCGACGATTCGGCCGGGCCTCGTCCACCGGCTCGACAAGGACACGACGGGGCTGATGGTGGTCGCCAAGACGGACATCGCCGCCGCCCATCTGGGTCAGCAGTTCGCCGAGCGGACGATCGAGCGGCGCTACCTCGCCCTCGTCTGGGGGGGGCTCGACGGCCCCGGCCGGGTCGAGGGCTGGCTCGGGCGGAGCCCCCGCGACCGGAAGAAGATGTCGGTGCGCCCGGAGGGGGAGGGGAAGTGGGCCGCCACGACCTACGAGCCTGTCGAGTCGTTTGCCCACACGGCCCTCGTGCGCTTCAAACTCGAGACCGGACGGACGCACCAGATCCGCGTCCACGCGGCCTCCGTCGGGCACCCCGTCTTCGGCGACACGACCTACGGCGGGGACCGGATCGTCTACGGATCGGCCGAGGGGTCACGGAAGGCGTTCGTCCGGAACCTCTTCTCCCGCCTCGGTCCCCGGCAGGCTCTTCATGCGGCGACGTTGGGGTTCGTCCACCCCGACACGGGAGACGTGCATTCATTCGAGGCGCCCCTCCCCGACGACATGGCTTGGGTGGTCGGTCGTCTTCGGGGGGTCGAGCCCGGCTGA